From Vibrio tritonius, the proteins below share one genomic window:
- a CDS encoding putative quinol monooxygenase, producing MDKVVLSGYIIVPADDLAVVQQELLVHKALTRAEAGCLVFEVTQNADNPLRFDVYEEFIDAAAFNSHQQRVKASQWGAVTQAVERHYQVMGLEKTG from the coding sequence ATGGATAAAGTAGTTTTAAGTGGGTACATCATAGTGCCTGCAGATGATTTGGCAGTAGTTCAACAAGAGTTACTGGTTCATAAAGCGCTAACCCGCGCAGAGGCAGGTTGTCTGGTGTTTGAAGTGACACAAAATGCTGATAACCCACTGCGTTTTGATGTGTATGAAGAGTTTATTGATGCAGCTGCATTCAATTCCCATCAGCAACGCGTGAAAGCGTCGCAATGGGGAGCTGTGACTCAGGCTGTCGAGCGTCACTATCAAGTAATGGGCTTGGAGAAAACGGGGTGA
- a CDS encoding SDR family NAD(P)-dependent oxidoreductase, protein MSTATQSTTDKSAQKVLITGASRGIGATYAKRFAKRGYQLVLVARSEEKLTQVAADIREETGVNVEIMPADLTLAADIARVAEKLNKDTQIEILVNNAGIAQRGNFTQQTPELISELIQLNVNALTQLAAAVAPRFVEQGNGSIINIGSVVGLAPEFGATLYGASKAYVQFLSQSLHQELSPSGVYVQAVLPATTRTDIWAYSGIDVNTLPEVMEVADLVDAALVGFDRKETVTIPPLHAPECWDELQAVRMALLGGLKQQEPAERYTTGR, encoded by the coding sequence ATGTCAACCGCAACACAATCTACAACCGATAAATCGGCTCAAAAAGTGCTTATTACTGGTGCATCAAGAGGTATTGGTGCCACTTACGCTAAACGTTTCGCTAAGCGCGGCTATCAACTAGTGCTTGTCGCTCGTTCAGAAGAAAAATTGACGCAAGTCGCGGCGGATATTCGTGAAGAGACCGGTGTTAACGTCGAAATTATGCCAGCGGACCTTACCCTCGCAGCTGATATTGCGCGTGTGGCTGAAAAGCTTAACAAGGACACACAAATCGAGATTCTGGTGAACAATGCGGGCATTGCCCAACGTGGCAATTTTACGCAGCAAACACCGGAATTGATTAGTGAACTGATTCAATTAAACGTTAATGCTCTAACTCAATTGGCAGCTGCCGTGGCGCCCCGCTTTGTTGAGCAAGGCAACGGTTCAATCATCAATATTGGCTCGGTAGTAGGGTTGGCGCCAGAGTTTGGCGCAACGCTTTACGGCGCATCCAAAGCGTATGTGCAGTTTTTGTCGCAAAGCCTGCATCAAGAGTTGTCGCCAAGTGGCGTCTACGTTCAAGCGGTTTTGCCTGCGACAACACGCACCGATATTTGGGCTTACTCGGGTATTGATGTGAATACGTTGCCAGAAGTGATGGAAGTTGCAGATTTGGTCGATGCTGCCTTAGTTGGTTTTGATCGTAAAGAGACCGTAACGATTCCACCATTACATGCACCAGAGTGTTGGGATGAACTGCAGGCCGTGCGTATGGCGCTGCTCGGTGGTTTAAAACAACAAGAGCCAGCTGAGCGATATACAACTGGTCGATAA
- a CDS encoding AraC family transcriptional regulator, translated as MLANELIKTLPERQFLTKDMLMTAGYLDDWHEHSWHQIVFPVKGLLQSNIDDICTVVPHNAMLFIPSDRIHKSVAITDTEFLAIYLNPNQSVDYPAQPKSCLVSPFIKELILLLFQQSSTSSSDSSITNLLTVLRDQIVIAPNYEIPLLIPRDKRLLAIFSQLKEQPDTPFTLKEWAKQVGASERTLSRLCANEFGQSFSLWRQHVRLVLSLQLLDSNLTVQDIALELGYGSDSAYIYAFKKMFNQTPSKYRNDSFGHRVMFNSLCPKN; from the coding sequence ATGTTAGCTAATGAACTGATCAAAACATTACCAGAGCGTCAATTTTTGACGAAGGACATGCTTATGACCGCGGGTTACTTAGATGATTGGCATGAACATTCTTGGCATCAAATAGTGTTTCCTGTAAAGGGATTACTACAATCGAATATTGATGATATTTGTACTGTAGTTCCTCATAACGCCATGCTATTTATCCCATCAGATCGAATTCATAAGTCTGTAGCGATAACCGATACTGAGTTTCTAGCCATCTACCTAAATCCGAATCAATCTGTTGATTATCCTGCGCAGCCAAAATCATGTCTGGTAAGCCCCTTTATCAAAGAATTGATATTGCTACTTTTTCAACAAAGTAGCACTTCATCTTCTGATTCAAGTATCACTAATTTACTGACGGTGCTCAGAGATCAAATCGTGATAGCTCCCAATTATGAGATTCCGTTATTAATTCCTAGGGATAAGCGTCTTTTAGCTATTTTTAGTCAATTAAAAGAACAGCCAGATACGCCGTTTACGTTGAAGGAGTGGGCTAAGCAGGTAGGTGCATCAGAACGAACTTTATCGAGGTTGTGTGCGAATGAATTTGGACAGTCATTTTCATTGTGGAGACAGCATGTGCGTTTGGTTTTATCGTTACAATTGCTTGATTCAAACTTAACTGTTCAAGATATTGCACTTGAGTTGGGATACGGTTCTGACTCCGCTTATATTTACGCATTTAAAAAGATGTTTAATCAGACGCCGAGTAAATACAGAAATGACAGTTTTGGACACAGAGTGATGTTTAATAGTCTGTGCCCTAAGAACTAA
- a CDS encoding hybrid-cluster NAD(P)-dependent oxidoreductase, producing MSLATLSDIHVYPVKSVGGISLSNAWVERQGLTFDRRFMLALSDGSMVTARKYPQMVTIRSMLMPDGLMFTAPGKAELSLRYADFKRQEANTTVWKDTFTAYTTTDDANDWFSDFLGVTVELLFCGEQSNRYREKVGNNVSFADGYPLLIISQASLDELNRRSSEVHSMDQFRTNLVVSGTEPFAEDSWKRIRIGEVEFEAVKPCERCILTTVDVVKGDFRANKEPLRSLSQFRANEQGGVFFGQNLVAKNEGRISAGDVIEVLEYKDKEVYEDHGRSGISLRCVEREEMARDFITFWFEPCCGLVPSYLPGQYLPIELELNGQSIVRYYTLSSSPSRPDRLAISVKRIDGGMVSNWLVEHLHEGDKLSAQMPTGAFHLEEQNEQPLLLLSAGSGVTPMLSMLRYLVDSGNQTDVVFYHQCRSIEDIPCRAELEQLNHDHDWLSVRLCLTQAPMDWFGLKGRLSLSHLKQIRDVDQRKVYMCGPDGFMQKARNLLQKQGVAEADIYQEAFGVTTSSSESFATVELEIDGVAFKGDNQHTLLEQAENAGVPVANSCRAGFCGACKVKLLEGEVTQSDSAALFDDEREQGMVLACCCVPKTDVKVIS from the coding sequence ATGTCGTTAGCCACGTTATCCGATATCCATGTTTATCCCGTGAAATCCGTTGGGGGCATATCCCTTTCTAATGCTTGGGTAGAGCGCCAAGGTTTGACGTTTGACCGACGATTCATGCTGGCACTCAGTGATGGTTCGATGGTAACGGCGCGCAAATACCCGCAAATGGTAACGATTCGCTCAATGTTAATGCCTGATGGTTTGATGTTTACCGCGCCCGGTAAAGCTGAGCTGTCACTGCGTTATGCCGATTTCAAACGCCAAGAGGCAAACACCACGGTTTGGAAAGACACCTTTACTGCCTATACCACCACCGATGATGCCAATGATTGGTTTAGCGATTTTCTAGGTGTGACCGTCGAGCTGCTGTTTTGCGGTGAACAGTCCAATCGCTACCGCGAAAAGGTCGGCAATAACGTCAGTTTCGCCGATGGTTATCCGCTGCTGATTATTAGTCAAGCCTCCTTAGATGAGCTAAACCGTCGCAGCAGTGAAGTTCACAGTATGGATCAATTTCGCACTAACCTTGTGGTAAGCGGCACCGAACCGTTTGCTGAAGACAGCTGGAAACGCATTCGTATTGGTGAAGTGGAGTTTGAAGCCGTTAAGCCTTGTGAACGTTGCATTCTTACCACTGTGGATGTGGTGAAAGGTGACTTTCGTGCCAACAAAGAACCGCTTCGATCCTTGTCGCAGTTTCGTGCCAATGAGCAGGGCGGTGTGTTCTTTGGCCAAAATTTGGTGGCAAAAAACGAAGGCCGCATCAGTGCGGGCGATGTAATTGAAGTGCTCGAATACAAAGACAAAGAGGTTTATGAAGACCACGGTCGATCTGGAATATCACTGCGCTGCGTAGAACGTGAAGAGATGGCGCGCGATTTTATTACCTTCTGGTTTGAGCCTTGCTGTGGTTTAGTGCCAAGTTATCTTCCGGGGCAATATTTGCCAATTGAATTGGAGCTTAATGGTCAATCGATTGTGCGTTACTACACCTTGTCTTCTTCGCCATCTCGCCCTGATCGTTTAGCGATTTCCGTTAAGCGCATTGATGGTGGCATGGTATCGAACTGGTTGGTGGAGCATCTGCACGAAGGCGATAAGCTCAGCGCGCAAATGCCAACGGGCGCATTTCATCTTGAAGAACAAAATGAGCAACCTCTATTACTGCTTTCTGCAGGTAGTGGCGTAACGCCTATGCTCTCAATGCTGCGCTACTTGGTCGATTCTGGTAATCAAACCGATGTGGTGTTCTACCATCAATGTCGCTCGATTGAAGATATTCCATGCCGCGCAGAGCTTGAGCAGCTTAACCATGATCATGATTGGCTCTCAGTTCGTTTGTGTTTAACCCAAGCGCCGATGGATTGGTTTGGCCTAAAAGGGCGTTTGTCGCTTTCTCATCTCAAACAAATTCGCGATGTAGACCAACGTAAAGTGTACATGTGTGGCCCTGATGGGTTTATGCAAAAAGCGCGTAACCTACTGCAAAAACAAGGTGTTGCGGAAGCGGACATTTATCAAGAAGCATTTGGGGTTACTACCTCAAGTAGCGAATCTTTTGCCACTGTTGAGCTTGAGATCGACGGCGTGGCGTTTAAAGGCGATAACCAACACACGCTTTTAGAGCAAGCAGAAAATGCCGGTGTTCCTGTCGCAAATAGTTGCCGCGCAGGATTCTGCGGCGCATGCAAAGTAAAACTATTGGAAGGGGAAGTTACTCAATCTGATAGCGCCGCCCTGTTTGATGATGAGCGCGAACAAGGTATGGTGCTCGCCTGCTGCTGCGTGCCGAAAACCGACGTGAAAGTCATTAGTTAA
- a CDS encoding TetR/AcrR family transcriptional regulator, whose product MRVSKQQAEANRAHIVETSAKLFREKGYNGIGVADLMAQAGFTAGGFYKNFASKTDLMVEATALCFEQSKQNNTTLDKEAFITQYLSPKHRDNTGTGCVFAALSHDAARQEDSVKTLFENGLETFIQSLGANNAAEREQNIALFSQMVGAITLARSCPENSPLADEILTACLHQILGEEKSSESSVTDEE is encoded by the coding sequence ATGAGAGTATCCAAGCAGCAAGCTGAAGCAAACCGCGCCCATATCGTTGAAACATCAGCCAAACTCTTTCGTGAGAAAGGCTATAACGGTATTGGCGTCGCCGATTTAATGGCGCAGGCTGGGTTTACTGCTGGCGGCTTCTACAAAAACTTTGCTTCAAAAACCGATTTGATGGTCGAAGCTACCGCACTCTGTTTTGAGCAATCAAAACAAAACAATACCACCTTAGATAAAGAAGCGTTTATAACTCAGTATCTGTCACCTAAACATCGAGATAACACCGGAACCGGGTGTGTATTTGCCGCACTTAGTCATGATGCGGCGCGCCAAGAAGACTCGGTCAAAACCCTGTTTGAAAATGGATTAGAAACATTTATCCAATCGTTAGGTGCTAATAACGCTGCTGAGCGAGAACAAAACATTGCTCTTTTTTCCCAAATGGTGGGCGCTATTACGTTAGCGAGATCTTGTCCTGAGAACTCGCCTCTCGCTGATGAAATCTTGACGGCTTGTTTGCATCAGATTTTGGGTGAAGAGAAAAGCAGCGAATCCTCAGTAACAGATGAAGAATAG
- the pyrC gene encoding dihydroorotase, with amino-acid sequence MTTLTITRPDDWHVHLRDGEVLGDTVRDISRYNGRALIMPNTVPPVTTTELAQQYRDRIMAHKPAAHFQPLMTLYLTDNTSPDEIRKAKASGIIVACKLYPAGATTNSDSGVTSAEKIYPVLQAMQEEGILLLVHGEVTTNEIDIFDREKIFLETVLAPIVRDFPNLKVVLEHITTAEAVNFVKQANDNVAATITAHHLLYNRNHMLVGGIRPHFYCLPILKRATHQHALVAAATSGNKKFFAGTDSAPHAKGRKESACGCAGSYTAHAALELYAEVFDKEGKLDKLEAFMSHNGPDFYGQPRNQDTVTLTKAAWDVPATMPFGSDIVVPIRGGEKIEWTVTE; translated from the coding sequence ATGACAACTCTAACGATCACTCGTCCAGATGACTGGCACGTTCACCTTCGTGATGGCGAGGTGCTTGGTGATACCGTTCGCGATATTAGTCGTTACAACGGACGCGCGTTAATCATGCCAAATACTGTTCCACCCGTCACCACTACGGAGCTGGCGCAGCAATACCGTGATCGTATTATGGCGCATAAACCAGCGGCGCATTTTCAGCCTCTGATGACGCTGTATCTCACTGATAACACAAGCCCTGATGAAATCCGTAAAGCCAAAGCTTCTGGCATTATTGTCGCTTGTAAACTCTACCCTGCTGGTGCCACAACCAACTCAGATTCTGGCGTAACTTCTGCCGAAAAAATCTACCCAGTTCTGCAAGCAATGCAAGAAGAAGGCATTTTGCTTCTGGTTCACGGCGAAGTAACCACTAACGAAATCGACATTTTCGACCGCGAAAAGATTTTCTTAGAGACGGTACTGGCACCTATCGTGCGTGATTTTCCAAATCTTAAAGTGGTACTCGAACACATTACCACCGCAGAAGCAGTGAACTTCGTTAAACAAGCCAACGACAATGTTGCTGCGACCATTACCGCGCACCACCTGCTGTACAACCGTAACCACATGTTGGTTGGCGGAATTCGCCCACACTTCTACTGCTTGCCAATTTTGAAACGTGCTACTCACCAGCACGCGCTTGTGGCGGCGGCAACGTCAGGTAATAAGAAATTCTTTGCGGGCACAGACTCAGCGCCACATGCTAAAGGTCGTAAAGAGTCCGCTTGTGGCTGTGCTGGTTCTTACACCGCTCACGCAGCACTAGAACTATACGCAGAAGTGTTTGATAAAGAAGGTAAGCTGGACAAATTAGAAGCGTTTATGAGCCACAATGGCCCAGACTTCTACGGTCAACCACGTAACCAAGACACGGTAACACTCACCAAAGCAGCATGGGATGTGCCAGCCACCATGCCATTTGGCTCAGACATCGTTGTGCCAATTCGTGGCGGCGAGAAAATTGAGTGGACAGTAACTGAATAA
- a CDS encoding alpha/beta fold hydrolase: MKEFKLNGCSTRLRYHDLPGNDTPILFIHGLGCASSFDYPQVVSTGGLESHRRILVDMVGSGFSDKPEDFDYSIANHANCLAQLINHLGLSKVIIYGHSMGGAVSISLAKQISDRVQTLILSEANLDSGGGFFSQRIASFSESDFLHSAYTKIIQKSIESGNTEWAAGLSNSLPIAIYKNALSLIAGEQPSWRETFYALPVSKTYIFGSNSLPDPDAEILANHKVQIEIVPDAGHSMAWENPEGLALAIKKSIV, encoded by the coding sequence ATGAAAGAGTTCAAATTGAACGGATGCAGTACACGTTTGCGCTACCACGATCTGCCAGGTAACGATACACCTATCCTTTTTATTCACGGACTTGGATGCGCATCTTCGTTTGATTATCCACAAGTCGTATCAACTGGTGGCTTAGAGTCTCATCGACGGATACTGGTCGATATGGTTGGATCTGGCTTTAGTGATAAGCCCGAGGATTTTGATTATTCCATTGCTAATCACGCCAATTGTTTGGCACAACTGATCAACCATTTAGGTTTATCAAAAGTGATCATATACGGGCATAGCATGGGGGGCGCTGTGTCGATTTCATTAGCCAAGCAAATCTCAGATCGGGTGCAAACTCTAATTCTCAGTGAAGCCAATCTCGATTCTGGCGGTGGATTTTTTAGTCAACGAATTGCGAGTTTTAGCGAAAGCGATTTTCTCCATTCAGCCTACACAAAGATCATTCAAAAAAGTATTGAAAGCGGCAATACAGAATGGGCAGCTGGTCTTTCCAATAGCCTTCCCATAGCCATTTATAAAAATGCACTCTCGCTCATTGCCGGGGAACAACCGAGCTGGCGTGAGACTTTCTATGCTTTACCCGTCTCTAAAACCTATATTTTTGGTAGCAATAGTTTGCCAGATCCTGATGCTGAGATATTGGCAAACCATAAAGTCCAGATTGAAATCGTCCCAGATGCAGGACATTCAATGGCTTGGGAAAATCCAGAAGGCTTAGCGCTGGCTATTAAGAAGTCGATTGTTTAG
- a CDS encoding DUF2999 family protein, with product MNPIIAMLKENNISDAQINELFVALTSNPLAAMATISQLGLPQEQLQQLMGQVMQNPTLIKEAVTELGLDFSKVVEAQAKMQK from the coding sequence ATGAACCCTATTATTGCGATGTTAAAAGAAAACAATATTAGCGACGCACAGATCAACGAACTATTTGTGGCATTAACATCAAACCCTCTTGCCGCAATGGCCACCATCAGCCAGCTTGGTTTGCCACAAGAACAGCTACAGCAATTGATGGGACAAGTTATGCAAAACCCAACCTTAATTAAAGAAGCGGTGACTGAGCTAGGTCTTGATTTCTCTAAAGTGGTTGAAGCTCAAGCCAAAATGCAAAAATAG
- a CDS encoding SPFH domain-containing protein produces the protein MTTENNLLKQKLMKNGWKIALFGVPLLAIALTINSAILMTDAGYTYVHQNNITGKLDVFTEPGIHFRMPFLSKITRYNQVITVSFGNNKGENFYQRLDSVQVRFADTYIGKIPVTFRFKLSNDPDSIKKMHREFRNNDNLIDTLMVKNARNVTVITATQYTGEEFFQGGLNQFKSKLEDQLREGIYLTERKKVEVEGMDLAPVGLNQANSHKLQKTKQLVWKTVPVVDKAGLMIRQNNPLQQYGIHVTQVTIGDPQPEQQLDQLLSDKKRLVADRIRAIQEQETSKAQAETEQLKKEIQRTREVQDAQRQKELAIISQQKEVEIARQIAEREIVEVEKKKRLAEVDKEKELAIAEANLSIQKANALSAQYEAKAITEKGNAEASVLKAKYSALGANKDVYLAELHRDVSTVLYQNLKNFKVEMPKNYIGGGEGGLTSNLDVITAFGALGLMDKSEALTNKKK, from the coding sequence ATGACTACAGAAAATAATCTATTAAAACAAAAGCTAATGAAAAATGGCTGGAAGATTGCTTTGTTCGGTGTTCCGTTGTTAGCCATTGCGCTTACCATTAACAGCGCAATATTAATGACAGATGCGGGATACACATACGTACACCAGAACAATATAACCGGTAAGTTAGATGTATTTACCGAGCCTGGTATTCATTTCCGAATGCCTTTTTTGTCGAAAATTACTCGTTACAATCAAGTTATTACCGTTTCTTTTGGTAACAATAAAGGCGAGAACTTTTATCAGCGGTTAGATTCTGTTCAGGTTCGTTTTGCCGATACGTATATTGGGAAAATCCCTGTTACGTTCCGTTTTAAGTTGAGTAATGATCCTGATTCTATCAAGAAGATGCACCGTGAGTTTCGTAATAACGATAATCTCATTGATACTCTTATGGTAAAAAATGCGCGCAATGTTACCGTGATAACTGCAACCCAATATACGGGTGAAGAGTTCTTTCAGGGAGGTTTGAACCAATTTAAATCGAAATTGGAAGATCAGCTTCGTGAGGGGATTTACCTTACTGAACGTAAGAAAGTTGAAGTCGAAGGGATGGATTTAGCGCCAGTTGGTCTGAATCAAGCTAATTCACATAAATTGCAAAAAACAAAACAACTTGTTTGGAAAACGGTGCCTGTTGTTGATAAAGCAGGCCTAATGATTCGTCAGAATAATCCGTTACAACAATATGGCATTCACGTTACTCAGGTGACTATCGGGGATCCTCAGCCAGAGCAGCAACTCGATCAGCTACTGTCTGACAAAAAGCGCTTGGTTGCCGACCGAATTAGGGCGATTCAGGAGCAAGAAACTTCGAAAGCGCAAGCTGAAACAGAACAATTGAAGAAAGAAATTCAAAGAACACGTGAAGTTCAAGATGCGCAGCGTCAAAAAGAACTGGCTATTATTTCTCAGCAAAAAGAAGTAGAAATTGCGCGTCAAATCGCGGAGCGTGAAATTGTTGAAGTCGAGAAGAAAAAGCGCCTAGCTGAAGTAGATAAAGAAAAAGAACTGGCAATTGCTGAAGCAAATTTATCAATTCAAAAAGCGAACGCATTATCTGCACAATATGAAGCAAAAGCCATCACTGAAAAAGGTAATGCTGAAGCTTCTGTGTTAAAAGCAAAATACAGTGCGCTTGGGGCAAATAAAGACGTGTACTTAGCTGAGCTTCATCGTGATGTATCGACGGTTCTTTATCAAAACCTAAAGAACTTCAAAGTTGAAATGCCAAAAAACTACATTGGTGGAGGCGAGGGCGGTTTAACGTCTAATTTGGATGTGATTACGGCTTTTGGCGCGTTGGGACTGATGGATAAAAGCGAAGCGTTAACCAACAAGAAAAAATAG
- a CDS encoding DUF808 domain-containing protein produces the protein MAGASLLTLLDDIATVLDDVAVMSKVAAKKTAGVLGDDLALNAQQVSGVSAEREIPVVLAVAKGSLRNKCILVPAALIISSFAPWLIMPMLMIGGLYLCFEGAEKVIEKLFHSHESKPSLEEKVAELENVDIQEFEKRKIKGAIRTDFILSAEIIVIALGTVQGDANILDQLLVVSFIAFIMTVGVYGIVAGIVKLDDLGFYLNRRSQGKGLLSFMGEGLINFAPKLMKFLTIIGTVAMFLVGGGIVVHNVPMLHHGVESFLSHFETLPGAHAIGDPLLNGVIGLIAGSILVGVMNLYHLVRHGRSE, from the coding sequence ATGGCAGGTGCGAGTTTACTCACCCTATTAGATGATATTGCAACCGTGCTCGACGATGTTGCAGTGATGTCCAAAGTGGCAGCAAAGAAAACGGCAGGAGTATTAGGAGATGACTTAGCGCTCAACGCACAGCAAGTCTCCGGTGTTTCTGCAGAGCGTGAAATTCCTGTGGTGCTGGCAGTGGCTAAAGGGTCATTGCGTAATAAATGCATCTTGGTACCGGCAGCGTTAATTATAAGCTCGTTTGCACCTTGGCTTATTATGCCAATGTTGATGATAGGCGGTTTGTATCTCTGTTTTGAAGGTGCAGAAAAGGTGATAGAAAAGCTATTTCATAGCCATGAATCTAAGCCTTCTCTCGAAGAGAAAGTTGCAGAACTTGAAAATGTCGATATACAAGAGTTTGAAAAACGTAAAATAAAAGGTGCGATTCGTACCGATTTTATTCTATCAGCAGAGATCATTGTCATTGCTTTAGGCACAGTTCAAGGAGATGCTAACATTCTTGACCAGCTACTTGTGGTGAGCTTTATCGCCTTCATCATGACGGTTGGTGTTTATGGCATCGTGGCGGGCATAGTCAAACTAGACGACTTAGGTTTTTATCTTAACCGTCGCTCACAGGGTAAAGGTCTACTCTCTTTTATGGGAGAAGGGCTTATTAATTTCGCTCCTAAGTTAATGAAATTTTTGACCATTATTGGCACTGTGGCGATGTTTTTAGTTGGTGGCGGGATTGTCGTTCATAATGTCCCGATGCTACACCACGGTGTAGAGTCTTTTCTGAGTCATTTTGAGACGCTTCCAGGTGCTCATGCTATTGGTGATCCACTATTAAATGGTGTCATTGGTCTGATAGCGGGATCTATTTTGGTCGGTGTAATGAACTTGTATCATCTTGTTCGCCATGGGCGAAGTGAATAG
- a CDS encoding type 1 glutamine amidotransferase, which produces MHIHFIIHEAFEAPGAYETWAKQRGHSISFTRVYSRETLPQDVQNIDFLIVMGGPQSPSTTLDECPHFDAHAEQELILKVINAQKVVLGICLGSQLIGEALGAQYDHSPEKEIGKFPITLTEAGLSHSLFSHFGPTLAVGHWHNDMPGLTPYAEVIAFSEGCPRQIVAYRDCVFGLQCHMELTKEVVKLLIENDDFSDTEQHRFVESPETLLNHDYEEMNQVLFTFLDKLELLYLNTK; this is translated from the coding sequence ATGCACATTCACTTTATTATCCATGAGGCATTTGAAGCTCCAGGAGCATACGAGACTTGGGCTAAACAACGGGGGCATTCGATAAGTTTTACTCGTGTTTATTCTAGAGAGACTCTCCCACAAGACGTCCAAAACATCGATTTTCTCATCGTAATGGGAGGCCCTCAGTCACCATCAACAACGTTAGATGAGTGTCCTCACTTCGATGCTCATGCCGAACAAGAATTGATATTAAAAGTCATCAATGCTCAAAAAGTGGTTCTTGGTATCTGTTTAGGTTCCCAACTCATCGGTGAAGCGCTTGGCGCTCAATATGATCACAGTCCAGAGAAGGAAATAGGGAAATTTCCTATTACTCTGACAGAGGCGGGGTTATCTCATTCGCTATTTAGCCATTTTGGCCCAACCTTGGCAGTAGGTCATTGGCATAATGACATGCCAGGACTTACACCATATGCTGAGGTCATAGCTTTCAGTGAAGGTTGTCCAAGACAAATCGTCGCCTATCGTGATTGTGTATTTGGATTGCAATGCCACATGGAACTGACTAAAGAAGTGGTCAAACTACTGATTGAGAATGATGACTTTAGTGATACAGAGCAACATCGTTTTGTCGAATCACCAGAAACATTGTTAAACCATGATTATGAAGAAATGAATCAAGTACTTTTTACTTTCTTAGATAAGCTCGAATTGCTCTATTTAAATACGAAGTAA
- a CDS encoding M14 family metallopeptidase: protein MPTQSHCSIGQPGVPWGDNERQQWRAQTRIQREYQVEVVPKIQALAEHFELSQYGALSYDANRYPLFCLKTRLWDASKPTVLITGGVHGYETSGVHGALQFLATEAKHYEANFNIVAAPCVSPWGYETINRWNPNALDPNRNFVANSKAEESAALMNLVAQLPQPALVHIDLHETTDTDETEFRPALAARDGIDYAPGTIPDGFYTVGDEQNPQIEFQKAIIESVRKVTHIAPADENNQIIGSPVVADGVILYDMKKLGLCGGITSCQYGSTTEVYPDSDKVTDQECNDAQVAAVKGALDYVLTQL, encoded by the coding sequence ATGCCTACTCAATCACACTGTTCTATCGGTCAGCCTGGGGTTCCTTGGGGTGATAATGAGCGTCAGCAATGGCGCGCACAAACTCGCATCCAACGCGAATATCAAGTGGAAGTTGTCCCTAAAATTCAAGCGCTAGCTGAGCATTTCGAATTATCTCAATATGGTGCGCTCTCTTATGATGCCAATCGTTACCCTCTGTTTTGTTTAAAAACACGTCTTTGGGATGCAAGCAAACCCACTGTATTAATCACCGGTGGCGTACATGGTTACGAAACCAGTGGTGTGCACGGTGCGCTGCAATTTCTAGCAACTGAAGCCAAACACTATGAAGCGAACTTCAACATTGTCGCAGCACCTTGCGTGAGCCCTTGGGGGTACGAAACCATCAATCGTTGGAATCCAAATGCGCTCGATCCAAACCGTAACTTCGTTGCAAACAGCAAAGCAGAAGAATCGGCAGCATTGATGAATTTGGTCGCCCAACTGCCTCAACCCGCTCTGGTGCATATCGACTTACATGAAACGACCGATACCGACGAGACTGAGTTTCGCCCAGCATTGGCAGCTCGTGATGGCATTGATTATGCTCCGGGCACCATCCCTGATGGTTTTTACACAGTTGGTGATGAACAAAACCCGCAGATCGAGTTTCAAAAGGCGATTATTGAATCGGTGCGTAAGGTGACTCATATCGCTCCCGCTGATGAAAACAACCAAATCATCGGTTCGCCAGTGGTCGCTGATGGCGTTATCTTGTACGACATGAAAAAACTTGGTCTTTGCGGCGGTATCACCTCTTGCCAATATGGCTCAACGACAGAGGTCTACCCCGACAGTGACAAAGTAACCGACCAAGAGTGTAACGACGCGCAAGTGGCAGCAGTAAAAGGCGCTCTTGACTACGTACTGACTCAGTTATAA